The following coding sequences lie in one Arachis hypogaea cultivar Tifrunner chromosome 4, arahy.Tifrunner.gnm2.J5K5, whole genome shotgun sequence genomic window:
- the LOC112744815 gene encoding isoleucine N-monooxygenase 2-like — protein MESSLISSLLFWYLLLLLVGFITPFLKFLKHQITSKRKQTTLLPPGPKPWPIIGNLPEMLASKSASRWIHKIMSDLNTEIACIRLGNIHVIPITSPEIARELLTKQDSIFASRPMNWSSEHVSSGFLSTIAAPYGEQWKKMKRVMANELVSPRKLQWLQDKRVEEADNIVLYVYNQCNKNGGGLVDARIVARHYCGNIIRRLVFNSRNFGKGREDGGPGFEEVEHIDAIFTVLRYLFAFSISDYVACLRELDLDGHKKNLKMATKLIMKYHDPLIEDRVQQWKNGKRTCEEDLLDVLISLKDANDNPLLTVDEIKCQIMDMMIATVDNPSNAFEWGLAEMLNQPETLRKAVEELDTVVGKERQVQESDIPKLNYIKACAREVFRLHPIDDINATHVSMEDTFVANNTYFIPKGSHIVLRRQGIGQNPRIWEEPLKFKPERHLEKDNNNIDGFKNLSLNEPSLKLVTFSTGRRACPGINLGSTMTVMLFARMLHGFNWSVPPNETTIDLSEREEGTIKAKPLMAFATPRLPAEVYGVST, from the exons ATGGAATCTTCTCTTATTAGCTCTCTACTATTTTGGTATCTCCTTCTCTTACTTGTTGGATTCATCACCCCATTTCTCAAATTCCTCAAACACCAAATAACTTCAAAACGCAAACAAACTACATTACTTCCTCCGGGACCAAAACCATGGCCTATAATTGGTAACCTACCTGAAATGCTAGCAAGCAAATCAGCATCTAGATGGATACATAAGATCATGAGTGATCTAAACACCGAAATCGCATGCATTCGTCTAGGTAACATTCATGTTATTCCCATCACTAGTCCTGAAATTGCTCGCGAATTATTGACAAAACAAGATTCAATTTTCGCGTCGAGGCCTATGAATTGGTCTAGTGAACATGTCTCAAGTGGGTTCTTGAGTACAATAGCAGCTCCCTATGGAGAACAATGGAAGAAAATGAAGAGAGTTATGGCCAATGAATTGGTGTCTCCAAGAAAACTTCAATGGCTACAAGACAAGAGGGTGGAGGAAGCCGACAACATCGTCCTCTATGTTTACAATCAATGCAACAAGAATGGTGGCGGTCTTGTGGATGCGAGGATTGTGGCACGACATTATTGTGGCAACATTATTAGAAG GTTGGTATTCAATTCAAGGAACTTTGGTAAAGGAAGGGAAGATGGAGGACCCGGATTTGAGGAGGTGGAACATATTGATGCAATTTTCACTGTTTTGAGATACCTCTTTGCATTCTCTATCTCTGATTATGTTGCATGCTTGAGAGAGCTTGACTTGGATGGTCATAAGAAGAACTTGAAGATGGCCACTAAGTTGATAATGAAGTATCATGATCCCTTAATTGAAGATAGGGTTCAGCAATGGAAGAATGGTAAAAGAACATGTGAAGAGGACTTGCTTGATGTTCTAATCTCATTGAAAGATGCAAATGATAATCCACTTTTGACTGTTGATGAAATTAAGTGTCAAATTATG GATATGATGATTGCAACCGTGGACAATCCATCGAATGCCTTTGAATGGGGACTCGCCGAGATGCTAAATCAGCCGGAGACGCTCCGAAAGGCGGTGGAGGAGTTAGATACCGTGGTTGGCAAGGAAAGACAAGTGCAAGAATCAGACATTCCAAAACTCAATTACATAAAAGCATGTGCAAGAGAAGTGTTTCGCCTTCATCCCATTGATGATATCAACGCTACCCATGTTTCCATGGAGGACACATTTGTTGCCAACAACACATACTTCATTCCAAAGGGTAGCCACATTGTTCTAAGACGGCAAGGAATCGGACAAAATCCAAGAATATGGGAAGAACCCTTGAAGTTTAAACCCGAACGCCATTTAGAAAAAGATAACAATAATATTGATGGGTTTAAGAATTTGAGTTTAAATGAGCCGAGTTTGAAGTTGGTTACTTTTAGCACCGGAAGACGGGCATGTCCCGGAATCAATCTTGGTTCTACCATGACCGTTATGTTGTTTGCTAGGATGTTGCATGGCTTCAATTGGAGTGTGCCACCCAATGAGACAACCATTGACCTCTCCGAAAGAGAAGAAGGTACCATAAAAGCAAAGCCACTCATGGCATTTGCAACACCGCGGTTGCCGGCGGAGGTTTATGGAGTTTCTACTTAA
- the LOC114925254 gene encoding TMV resistance protein N-like, with amino-acid sequence MAGSSSLSDEGAALSSHFKCDVFLSFRGHTRREFTDALYHALVNKRIETFRDRENLRTGEELEGALVEAIERSRMSIVILCDEYPTSKWCLDELVKIMECSHNGTKRPVLPVYYYVEESDVQPWGVIIDNIVEEVSRRLPSIPLYIDRPLGLDSQLEEAKSLLEVDSHAACFMLGIHGDGELRKFVLELYNEIRGHFKAGSFLSNVSEKTKRGGLEGLQKTLLSEMGEEVKTEIGSISRGSSEIRQRLGQKRVLLVLDDVDSIQPLESLAGAGDWFGPGSRIITTRRNDGVLDKHALKKGVEIKKFCFDEGEFEGMQSDDKQKRYVV; translated from the exons ATGGCAGGTTCCTCATCATTATCAGATGAAGGTGCAGCATTATCATCACATTTCAAGTGTGATGTTTTTCTGAGCTTCAGAGGCCACACAAGACGCGAATTCACAGACGCACTCTATCATGCTTTGGTCAACAAAAGAATCGAGACTTTCAGAGATAGAGAGAATCTGAGAACAGGCGAGGAACTGGAAGGTGCTCTTGTTGAAGCAATTGAAAGATCAAGGATGTCAATTGTTATACTGTGTGATGAGTATCCAACTTCCAAGTGGTGCCTTGATGAACTCGTCAAGATCATGGAGTGTTCCCACAACGGAACAAAGCGACCGGTGTTACCAGTTTATTACTATGTGGAAGAATCAGATGTGCA ACCTTGGGGTGTGATTATTGACAACATTGTTGAAGAGGTCTCAAGGAGACTTCCTTCTATTCCTTTATATATTGATCGCCCACTTGGATTAGATTCTCAGCTTGAAGAGGCGAAATCACTTCTAGAGGTTGATTCTCATGCTGCCTGTTTCATGCTGGGAATTCATGGAGatggtgaactaagaaaatttgtTTTGGAGCTATATAATGAGATTAGAGGTCATTTTAAAGCTGGAAGTTTTCTTTCTAATGTtagtgaaaaaacaaaaagaggtGGCCTAGAAGGTCTGCAAAAAACACTTTTATCTGAGATGGGAGAGGAAGTGAAGACTGAGATAGGAAGCATATCCAGAGGATCCTCTGAAATTAGACAAAGGCTTGGCCAAAAGAGAGTTCTTCTAGTTTTGGATGATGTTGATAGCATACAACCATTGGAATCATTAGCAGGGGCAGGTGATTGGTTTGGTCCTGGTAGTAGGATCATTACAACAAGAAGAAATGATGGTGTACTAGATAAGCATGCATTAAAAAAGGGTGTTGAGATTAAGAAATTTTGCTTCGATGAAGGTGAATTCGAAGGCATGCAATCAGATGACAAACAAAAGAGGTATGTTGTGTAA
- the LOC112744816 gene encoding putative disease resistance RPP13-like protein 3 encodes MADDGAAGVASSSLPAPWLWATSSLSSEGGMYDVFLNFRGEDTRFLFTDYLYHGLADVKKLQVFRDDPGLELGDAIKPTLMEAIKRSRIHIVVMSENYVSSSWCLLELEQMLKYSNNGTKRPVFPVFYRVKPAEVRYQISTKSKEAMKKHEARENKEKADAWKLALSTVCGLSGEHIVEKGDHYETAVVGKIAEQVSAKLLEIRQQLNRFDSQFGVVESLLNLESCDTVGVVGIYEDPKIGKSYITTFAFELYYKIKYKFQTAAFLVDVSTLLRKTTDDNRVEIFRQELLSDMVGKKMHELKHEKMLLVLEGVDSKEHLELLVGMRMGIGDWFGGGSRIMIATENRNLFEDCPAVMNGVKVEKHCIREGEFGKEKIVKEKKVVGFVKEFIDVINQLKEEDPKGRNVVSIVGMGGSGKTTLAKKIYDSNEVSEVFSFRAWVTVSKDYTEKEIFSTLFRSLKPSKPIPEEEGKLKKEVRSCFTKLNEESTKYLVVLDDVWDTQLCHNLKDYLLPNNNNGSRILVTTRNHEVANRARSKEPHSKLLRLNEEESWRLFCNEVFCGEDCPPDLEPIGKSIVESCKGLPLAIITIAGVVAKKEEEEWGDIEKLIPHWDVDDDIIRMKNILKTSYDDLHENLKPCFLYLGVFPEDYNINVTELIRLWMAEGFIQVRETGTSKAPPQPEDVGRKYLKDLVDRNLVQVTKRKSDGKGVKTCQIHDLFRDLCIEQSNAQSIRRLSFTRKGKYYACSVICNQSSICSLFVYGIDVDWSSDTPENLQSINVLHFETVGGKDPRVNFKELIHLKYLRIYKPVVPIRIGEYKELMHLNCRGGVKLQADREGPNNILQNLQSLSYVRPDSVLESLIKNGCFPNLNTLGLLLYSEDKQGGRTEVLKKLGDLRNLRNLKLHFDHMMKYYNTPALLMDEMEFLSNLTKITLEGAWGFNSSDMAALGRIANLKTLKLNGGLVSPNRLISCGDAGSFPKLEMFHMIDMYFLQCLALEEGVMPCLQRVVISHCGDLREIPERLLSLSNLRHLHDDIWEEADNASNKYELRRTSTSS; translated from the exons ATGGCCGATGATGGAGCGGCCGGGGTGGCGTCTTCCTCGTTGCCGGCACCGTGGTTGTGGGCGACGTCATCCTTATCATCAGAAGGAGGCATGTATGATGTTTTTCTGAACTTTAGAGGCGAGGACACAAGGTTCTTATTCACAGATTATCTCTATCATGGCCTGGCCGATGTAAAAAAACTGCAAGTATTCAGGGATGATCCGGGTCTGGAACTAGGTGACGCAATTAAACCTACTCTGATGGAAGCCATTAAAAGATCTAGGATTCATATTGTTGTGATGAGTGAAAACTATGTGTCTTCTTCATGGTGCCTCCTGGAACTAGAGCAGATGCTCAAGTACTCCAACAATGGAACAAAACGTCCCGTTTTTCCAGTTTTTTATCGCGTGAAGCCTGCAGAAGTGAGATATCAGATTAGCACCAAATCTAAGGAAGCCATGAAGAAACATGAAGCAAGAGAAAACAAAGAGAAGGCGGATGCGTGGAAGTTGGCTTTATCTACAGTTTGCGGGTTAAGTGGAGAACACATTGTTGAGAAGGGAGATCA TTATGAAACAGCGGTCGTAGGCAAGATTGCTGAACAAGTCTCTGCAAAACTTCTAGAGATCAGGCAACAATTAAACAGATTTGATTCTCAATTTGGAGTGGTTGAATCACTTTTGAACCTTGAATCTTGTGATACTGTCGGTGTGGTGGGAATTTATGAAGATCCTAAAATAGGCAAAAGTTACATAACAACATTTGCTTTTGAGCTATACTATAAGATCAAATATAAGTTCCAAACAGCAGCTTTTCTTGTTGATGTTAGTACACTTCTAAGGAAAACCACGGATGACAATCGCGTGGAAATTTTCCGACAGGAGCTTCTTTCTGATATGGTTGGGAAGAAGATGCATGAGTTGAAGCATGAAAAGATGCTCCTGGTTCTAGAAGGGGTTGATAGTAAAGAGCATTTggagttgctagtgggaatgagaATGGGAATAGGTGATTGGTTTGGTGGTGGTAGTAGGATCATGATAGCTACAGAAAACAGAAATCTCTTTGAGGATTGTCCTGCTGTGATGAATGGTGTTAAGGTTGAGAAACATTGCATACGTGAAGGTGAATTCGGGAAGGAAAAGATTGTGAAGGAGAAGAAGGTAGTGGGATTTGTGAAAGAATTCATCGATGTTATtaatcaactgaaggaagaagatccaaaggggagGAATGTTGTTTCCATTGTTGGCATGGGTGGGTCGGGCAAGACAACCCTTGCTAAAAAGATCTATGATAGCAATGAGGTCAGCGAGGTATTCTCTTTCCGTGCATGGGTAACTGTTTCCAAAGATTACACGGAAAAGGAAATTTTCTCAACTCTTTTTCGTTCTCTGAAGCCATCCAAACCTATacctgaagaagaaggaaagttGAAGAAGGAGGTGAGAAGTTGTTTCACTAAGTTGAATGAGGAAAGTACAAAGTATTTGGTAGTGCTGGATGATGTGTGGGACACTCAACTGTGCCACAATCTAAAAGATTATCTTCTACCAAATAACAATAATGGCAGCAGGATATTGGTGACTACACGAAATCATGAAGTGGCAAACCGTGCAAGGTCCAAGGAACCTCACAGTAAACTGCTCCGGTTGAATGAAGAAGAAAGTTGGAGATTGTTTTGCAACGAGGTGTTTTGTGGAGAAGATTGTCCTCCTGATTTAGAGCCTATTGGTAAATCAATTGTAGAAAGTTGCAAGGGTTTACCATTGGCTATCATAACCATAGCTGGGGTTGTcgcaaagaaggaagaagaagagtgggGAGACATTGAGAAACTAATTCCTCATTGGGATGTTGATGATGATATCATCCGGATGAAGAACATATTGAAGACAAGCTATGATGATTTACATGAAAATCTGAAGCCGTGCTTTCTGTATCTTGGGGTCTTTCCAGAAGATTACAATATAAATGTGACGGAATTAATCAGACTATGGATGGCAGAAGGCTTCATACAAGTAAGAGAAACTGGAACATCAAAGGCACCACCACAGCCTGAAGATGTTGGTAGGAAATACTTGAAGGATTTAGTGGATCGTAACTTGGTACAAGTGACAAAGAGAAAGAGTGACGGGAAAGGCGTGAAAACATGCCAGATCCACGATCTCTTCCGGGATCTGTGCATAGAACAGAGCAATGCACAGAGCATTCGTAGATTATCCTTTACTCGCAAGGGTAAATACTATGCTTGTTCAGTAATATGTAATCAATCGAGCATttgttccttgtttgtttatggaATTGATGTGGATTGGTCAAGTGATACTCCGGAAAACTTACAATCAATTAATGTGCTACATTTTGAGACAGTTGGTGGTAAAGATCCAAGGGTGAATTTCAAGGAGTTGATCCACCTAAAGTACCTGAGAATATACAAACCGGTGGTACCCATAAGAATTGGGGAGTATAAGGAGCTGATGCATCTTAATTGTCGAGGTGGTGTGAAGCTACAAGCAGACAGAGAAGGACCAAATAACATATTACAAAATCTCCAAAGCCTAAGCTATGTGCGTCCTGATTCAGTACTAGAAAGCCTCATAAAGAATGGATGCTTTCCCAACTTGAACACATTGGGTTTGTTATTGTATTCAGAGGACAAGCAAGGAGGTAGGACTGAAGTACTAAAGAAACTGGGCGACCTAAGGAATCTACGCAACCTGAAATTACACTTTGATCACATGATGAAATATTACAATACGCCAGCACTTTTAATGGATGAAATGGAATTTCTGTCAAATCTCACCAAGATCACTTTGGAGGGTGCTTGGGGTTTCAACTCCAGCGACATGGCTGCTCTAGGACGGATTGCCAACCTCAAAACTTTAAAATTGAATGGGGGATTAGTATCGCCGAATAGGCTTATTAGTTGTGGTGATGCTGGGAGTTTTCCAAAGCTAGAAATGTTTCACATGATAGATATGTACTTTCTCCAATGTCTTGCACTAGAAGAAGGTGTGATGCCTTGTCTTCAACGCGTGGTCATCTCTCATTGCGGTGATTTGAGGGAGATTCCTGAACGGCTGTTGTCCTTGAGTAACTTACGCCATCTGCATGATGATATTTGGGAAGAAGCTGATAATGCCTCCAACAAGTATGAGCTCAGGAGAACTTCAACATCGTCATAG
- the LOC112743437 gene encoding toll/interleukin-1 receptor-like protein has protein sequence MAGSSSLSDEGAALSSHFKCDVFLSFRGHTRREFTDALYHALVNKRIETFRDRENLRTGEELEGALVEAIERSRMSIVILCDEYPTSKWCLDELVKIMECSHNGTKRPVLPVYYYVEESDVQYQLNEYAKAMTNHQEKGRYNH, from the coding sequence ATGGCAGGTTCCTCATCATTATCAGATGAAGGTGCAGCATTATCATCACATTTCAAGTGTGATGTTTTTCTGAGCTTCAGAGGCCACACAAGACGCGAATTCACAGACGCACTCTATCATGCTTTGGTCAACAAAAGAATCGAGACTTTCAGAGATAGAGAGAATCTGAGAACAGGCGAGGAACTGGAAGGTGCTCTTGTTGAAGCAATTGAAAGATCAAGGATGTCAATTGTTATACTGTGTGATGAGTATCCAACTTCCAAGTGGTGCCTTGATGAACTCGTCAAGATCATGGAGTGTTCCCACAACGGAACAAAGCGACCGGTGTTACCAGTTTATTACTATGTGGAAGAATCAGATGTGCAGTACCAGCTCAATGAATATGCAAAAGCCATGACTAATCATCAAGAaaaaggcagatacaatcactag
- the LOC112744817 gene encoding toMV susceptible protein tm-2-like, whose translation MAASSSSSSSDPGATSSSHFKYDVFLSFRGYTRLRFTDALYHALINNGIDTFRDNDKLRIGKELEGALLEAIESSRMSILIPCDEYPTSKWCLDELVKIMECSENGRKRPVLPVYYYVERSDVQYQLNEYAKAMTAHEEKGRYNHKLEAWRSALSEVGKIYGQRCDQNTPFGMAINKIVEEVIKRLPPLPLYIHRPLGCDSELEEAKSLLQIGSSHACRLMLGIHGDGDLSQFVAELYNKIRCDFASASFLSGISKKTNASGGGLEDLQKTLLSEMKEKVKNKIGSTFSGSFEIKRRLGKKGVLLILDDVDNIQQLKSLAGEIDWFGPGSRIIITTRYEDVLDEHAGVDIKKYRFDEGEFEGNGGSSTMMEENVVGLEEDFNVIINQLKEEDSARNVVSIVGMGGLGKTTLARKVYNSDEARELFPCRAWATVSKECMPTEVFKELLKCLKVPEADYENAGEEKLKDMVRKRLNGKKYLVVLDDVWEANVWDKLKGPLPDNNNGSMILVTTRNDQMANYTRSKEPHHQLHLLDEDQSWEMFRNKVFGREECPPPLELIGRSIAFESCKGLPLAIKTIAGIVAKKERSEDAWEEIKNLLPYWSVAEDKEGEEMMKILKYSYDDLSEKMKPCFLYLGVFLEDAEILVRDLIQLWMSEDFIKPIQTGRRLIEPEDIGEQYLKELVDRNLVQVVKRRSDGKGVKACQIHDLIRDLCILVSNDNPDNSNNARTFTFSRSEGSYACSVTCNHSSTCSLFVYGDVDGWSHHIPEGCPVNVLYLNGFDGLPNEKNAEDLERLKSLKFLKMDCLVLHRLFKLQSLQTIQVNCIWKPKKISVDEGLKQMRHFRCPGLGGEQLLLDERVKERMQNFQTLCYVYADSQLGLLLNNGYFPNLRTLGLLISEDECQLVDENLRSLLRLSELRKLKLVFLNVFERVPLGKIRFPSNLTKIVLACKDFNDQDMNALGRIRSLQILKLHQIICEQYVLNCGGAGSFPQLQVLIMIGVSVSSVTLEAGAMSRLRSAVFRQCLGLTLQSLPERMLSLEFDLHFIEPDSDDDDERRRRLR comes from the exons ATGGCTGcttcgtcatcatcatcatcatcagatccAGGTGCAACATCGTCATCACATTTCAAGTATGATGTTTTTCTGAGCTTTAGAGGCTACACAAGACTCAGATTCACAGACGCACTCTATCATGCTTTGATCAACAACGGAATCGACACCTTCAGAGATAACGACAAGCTGAGAATAGGCAAGGAGCTGGAAGGTGCTCTTCTAGAAGCAATTGAAAGTTCAAGGATGTCAATTCTTATACCGTGTGATGAGTATCCAACCTCCAAGTGGTGCCTTGATGAACTCGTCAAGATCATGGAATGTTCGGAGAATGGTAGGAAGCGACCGGTGTTACCAGTGTACTACTATGTGGAAAGATCAGATGTGCAGTACCAGCTCAACGAATATGCAAAAGCCATGACTGCTCATGAAGAaaaaggcagatacaatcacaaGTTGGAAGCATGGAGGTCAGCCTTGTCTGAAGTAGGCAAGATTTATGGTCAACGCTGTGATCAGAATAC ACCATTTGGTATGGCTATTAACAAGATTGTCGAAGAGGTCATAAAAAGACTTCCTCCTTTGCCTCTGTATATTCACCGTCCACTTGGATGTGATTCTGAACTTGAAGAGGCAAAATCACTTCTACAGATTGGTTCATCTCATGCTTGCCGTTTGATGCTGGGAATTCATGGAGATGGTGACCTAAGTCAATTTGTTGCGGAGTTGTATAACAAGATTAGGTGTGACTTTGCATCTGCAAGTTTTCTTTCCGGTATCAGTAAGAAAACAAATGCAAGTGGCGGTGGCCTAGAAGATCTACAAAAAACGCTTCTTTCTGAGATGAAAGAGAAGGTAAAGAATAAGATCGGAAGCACATTCAGTGGATCTTTTGAAATAAAACGAAGACTAGGCAAAAAAGGAGTTCTTCTGATTTTGGATGATGTTGATAATATACAACAACTGAAATCACTAGCTGGAGAAATCGATTGGTTTGGTCCTGGCAGTAGGATCATCATAACAACAAGATATGAAGATGTGCTAGATGAGCATGCTGGTGTTGATATTAAGAAATATCGCTTCGATGAAGGTGAATTCGAAGGCAACGGAGGAAGCTCTACTATGATGGAAGAAAATGTAGTGGGATTGGAGGAAGACTTCAATGTAATAAttaatcaactcaaagaagaagATTCTGCTAGGAATGTTGTTTCCATTGTTGGCATGGGTGGGTTGGGCAAGACTACCCTTGCCCGAAAGGTCTACAATAGCGATGAGGCCAGAGAGCTATTTCCTTGCCGCGCATGGGCAACCGTTTCCAAAGAGTGCATGCCAACGGAAGTTTTCAAAGAACTTCTCAAGTGTTTGAAGGTACCCGAAGCTGACTATGAAAATGCAGGTGAAGAGAAGTTGAAAGATATGGTGAGAAAACGTTTGAATGGGAAAAAGTATTTGGTAGTGCTTGACGATGTATGGGAAGCAAACGTATGGGACAAGCTAAAGGGTCCTTTACCGGATAACAACAATGGCAGCATGATACTAGTAACTACTCGTAATGATCAAATGGCGAATTATACAAGGTCAAAGGAGCCTCACCACCAACTACACTTGTTGGATGAAGATCAAAGTTGGGAAATGTTTCGCAATAAGGTGTTTGGCAGAGAAGAGTGTCCTCCTCctttagagcttattggaagatCAATTGCTTTCGAAAGCTGCAAAGGTTTACCATTGGCTATCAAAACCATAGCCGGGATTGTCGCGAAGAAGGAGAGATCAGAGGATGCATGGGAAGAAATCAAGAACCTGCTCCCTTACTGGTCTGTTGCTGAAGACAAGGAAGGTGAAGAGATGATGAAGATATTGAAGTATAGCTACGATGATCTGTCTGAGAAAATGAAGCCATGCTTCCTATATCTTGGTGTGTTTCTTGAAGATGCAGAGATTCTGGTGAGAGACTTAATCCAACTTTGGATGTCAGAAGACTTCATAAAGCCAATCCAAACTGGAAGAAGATTGATAGAACCTGAAGATATTGGTGAGCAATACTTGAAGGAGCTGGTGGATCGTAACTTGGTACAGGTTGTGAAGAGGAGGAGTGATGGCAAAGGCGTGAAAGCATGTCAGATCCACGACCTCATCCGCGATCTGTGCATATTGGTGAGTAACGACAACCCTGATAACAGTAACAATGCTCGCACGTTTACCTTTTCCAGGAGCGAAGGATCCTATGCATGTTCGGTAACATGTAATCATTCAAGCACTTGTTCCTTGTTCGTTTATGGAGATGTCGACGGGTGGTCACATCATATTCCAGAAGGTTGCCCAGTTAATGTGCTATATTTGAATGGATTCGATGGGTTACCAAATGAAAAGAATGCTGAGGACTTGGAGAGGTTGAAAAGCCTCAAGTTCTTGAAAATGGATTGTCTTGTTCTACATCGGTTATTTAAGCTTCAGAGTTTACAAACAATACAAGTAAATTGCATTTGGAAGCCAAAGAAAATAAGTGTTGATGAGGGGTTAAAGCAAATGAGACATTTTCGTTGCCCCGGGCTCGGTGGTGAGCAGTTGTTGTTAGATGAAAGGGTAAAAGAGAGAATGCAGAATTTCCAAACCCTGTGTTATGTTTATGCAGATTCACAATTAGGGCTCCTACTCAACAATGGCTACTTTCCCAACTTGAGAACACTGGGTTTACTGATAAGTGAAGACGAATGTCAATTAGTAGACGAAAACTTGAGGAGCCTGCTCCGCCTAAGCGAGCTACGTAAACTGAAACTTGTTTTTCTTAACGTCTTTGAAAGAGTTCCATTAGGTAAAATTAGATTTCCGTCAAATCTTACCAAGATTGTCTTGGCTTGTAAGGATTTCAATGACCAAGACATGAATGCTTTGGGACGGATTCGAAgccttcaaattttaaaattacatcaAATAATATGTGAGCAATATGTCCTTAATTGTGGTGGGGCTGGGAGCTTTCCGCAGCTTCAAGTGTTAATCATGATAGGTGTGAGTGTCTCAAGTGTTACATTAGAAGCTGGTGCGATGTCTAGACTTCGAAGTGCTGTCTTTCGTCAGTGCTTAGGCTTGACGTTGCAGTCCCTTCCTGAACGAATGCTTTCCCTTGAATTTGACTTGCATTTTATTGAACCtgattctgatgatgatgatgagagacGACGACGACTACGATGA
- the LOC114925253 gene encoding disease resistance protein RUN1-like: MNSIPWGVIIDNIVEEVSRRLPSIPLYIDRPLGLDSQLEEAKSLLEVDSHAACFMLGIHGDGELRKFVLELYNEIRGHFKAGSFLSNVSEKTKRGGLEGLQKTLLSEMGEEVKTEIGSISRGSSEIRQRLGQKRVLLVLDDVDSIQPLESLAGAGDWFGPGSRIITTRRNDGVLDKHALKKGVEIKKFCFDEGEFEGMQSDDKQKRYVV, encoded by the exons ATGAATTCAAT ACCTTGGGGTGTGATTATTGACAACATTGTTGAAGAGGTCTCAAGGAGACTTCCTTCTATTCCTTTATATATTGATCGCCCACTTGGATTAGATTCTCAGCTTGAAGAGGCGAAATCACTTCTAGAGGTTGATTCTCATGCTGCCTGTTTCATGCTGGGAATTCATGGAGatggtgaactaagaaaatttgtTTTGGAGCTATATAATGAGATTAGAGGTCATTTTAAAGCTGGAAGTTTTCTTTCTAATGTtagtgaaaaaacaaaaagaggtGGCCTAGAAGGTCTGCAAAAAACACTTTTATCTGAGATGGGAGAGGAAGTGAAGACTGAGATAGGAAGCATATCCAGAGGATCCTCTGAAATTAGACAAAGGCTTGGCCAAAAGAGAGTTCTTCTAGTTTTGGATGATGTTGATAGCATACAACCATTGGAATCATTAGCAGGGGCAGGTGATTGGTTTGGTCCTGGTAGTAGGATCATTACAACAAGAAGAAATGATGGTGTACTAGATAAGCATGCATTAAAAAAGGGTGTTGAGATTAAGAAATTTTGCTTCGATGAAGGTGAATTCGAAGGCATGCAATCAGATGACAAACAAAAGAGGTATGTTGTGTAA